A part of Olleya sp. Bg11-27 genomic DNA contains:
- a CDS encoding HEAT repeat domain-containing protein, with product MNISQNYTADKIFTRLLTNKSSKNYWSYVSELRKRKTEAVFERSVSLIHSVSLKDRILGVDILSQFGYPRLHKKEIINILFKLLETEVDRKMVSSIFYGISHNNEKLTKKQIHLICKFKNHKSVYVRHALVAVLSTVEDEKAYDVLIMLSTDKDSNIRDWATFGLGSQNDTDTEKIRAALWKRISDKDDDTRFEAISGLAQRKDKRIKNILLKELENIEAHVSLVLESIEALEDQSFIPILEQKIKENRTLKEVNEDELLTALNALKGAN from the coding sequence TTGAATATATCACAAAATTATACAGCAGACAAGATTTTTACTAGGCTTTTGACAAATAAGTCTAGTAAGAATTATTGGAGTTATGTTAGTGAATTGAGGAAGCGTAAAACGGAAGCTGTTTTTGAGAGAAGTGTATCGTTAATACATTCTGTTAGTTTAAAAGATCGGATTTTAGGTGTTGATATTTTGTCTCAATTTGGTTACCCGAGATTACATAAAAAAGAAATTATCAATATTCTTTTTAAACTTTTGGAAACGGAGGTTGATAGAAAAATGGTGTCATCAATTTTTTATGGGATTAGTCATAATAATGAGAAATTGACTAAAAAACAAATACATTTAATTTGTAAATTTAAGAATCATAAAAGTGTGTATGTTAGACATGCTTTAGTTGCTGTGTTAAGCACTGTAGAGGATGAAAAAGCATATGATGTTCTGATAATGTTGTCAACTGATAAGGACTCTAATATTAGGGATTGGGCTACTTTTGGGTTAGGTAGTCAAAATGATACTGATACAGAAAAAATTAGAGCAGCATTGTGGAAAAGAATTTCTGATAAAGATGACGACACTAGATTTGAAGCTATTTCTGGTTTAGCCCAGAGGAAGGATAAACGCATTAAAAATATATTACTAAAAGAACTTGAAAATATTGAAGCACATGTTTCGTTAGTATTAGAATCAATTGAAGCCTTAGAGGATCAAAGTTTTATTCCAATTTTAGAACAAAAAATAAAAGAGAATCGAACATTAAAGGAGGTTAATGAAGATGAGCTTCTTACCGCTTTGAATGCGTTAAAAGGGGCTAATTAA
- a CDS encoding GNAT family N-acetyltransferase — MLSVTPITLADHEVLLQLMQRIYPPAYQQLWKNKDCNWYIHSQYSVNNLTQELNVKTADYYFIKLDNKTIGILRLVYNKAEASTKLHRLYLDQNYQGLGLGKQLMQVSEDHAKAQQSTTIWLEAMDTQIQALNFYKKAGFKIIDSYTLDFELIIDQFKGMHKMTKQL; from the coding sequence ATGCTTAGCGTAACCCCTATTACCTTAGCTGATCATGAGGTATTATTACAACTAATGCAACGTATTTATCCGCCAGCTTACCAACAGCTTTGGAAAAATAAGGATTGCAATTGGTATATACATTCTCAGTACAGTGTAAACAACCTAACTCAGGAATTAAACGTTAAAACTGCCGATTATTATTTTATTAAATTAGATAATAAAACCATCGGTATTTTAAGATTAGTGTATAATAAAGCAGAGGCGTCCACTAAACTTCACCGTTTATATTTAGATCAAAACTATCAAGGACTAGGCTTAGGTAAGCAATTAATGCAAGTATCCGAAGACCATGCAAAAGCACAGCAATCCACTACTATTTGGTTGGAAGCCATGGACACACAAATACAAGCTTTAAATTTTTACAAAAAAGCTGGTTTTAAAATTATAGACTCTTACACCCTAGATTTTGAATTAATTATAGATCAATTTAAGGGTATGCACAAAATGACTAAACAATTATAA
- the smpB gene encoding SsrA-binding protein SmpB, with translation MQKKINILNKKAKFQYEILDKYTAGIVLSGTEIKSIRNSQASIAESFCEFNEKGELFVINMNIQEYAYGNYYNHRPKAERKLLLNKRELKKLLKEVNTSGLTIIPLRLFLNEKGLAKLDVALAKGKKLYDKRETMKDRDNKRDLDRIKKSFN, from the coding sequence ATGCAAAAAAAGATAAACATACTTAATAAGAAGGCTAAATTTCAATATGAAATTTTAGATAAATACACTGCTGGAATCGTTTTATCCGGAACAGAGATTAAATCTATTAGAAATAGTCAAGCTTCTATTGCAGAATCATTTTGTGAGTTTAATGAAAAAGGCGAGTTATTTGTCATAAACATGAACATACAAGAGTATGCCTATGGTAACTACTATAATCACAGGCCAAAAGCAGAACGCAAGCTTTTACTAAATAAAAGAGAGCTTAAAAAGCTTTTAAAAGAAGTCAACACCTCTGGTTTAACAATTATTCCATTACGTCTATTTTTAAACGAAAAAGGATTAGCAAAGCTAGATGTTGCTTTAGCGAAAGGAAAAAAGCTTTACGACAAAAGAGAAACGATGAAGGACAGAGATAACAAACGTGATTTAGATCGTATTAAAAAATCTTTCAATTAA
- the mqo gene encoding malate dehydrogenase (quinone), giving the protein MNIEKEYDLICVGGGIMSATLALISKILKPDLKVLIVERLDAVAQESSAAWNNAGTGHSALCELNYCPEEEGQVVIEKAIKICQQFEESKQFWSYLVAEGLLEDPDGFISAVPHHSWVLGQENSDYLEQRFETMKKHFMFDTIQFTKDKSKMKEWFPLIMHDREEDEVMAASRIDRGTEVNYGALTKALFNILETKFDTPVYCNMEVKDIDPSPDIDWTVEVENLKTKEQYNLESKHVFIGAGGGSLLLLQKVEIEEKEGYGGFPISGEWLVCKNEALIKQHNAKVYSKAGLGDPPMSTPHLDTRFINGKRELLFGPFAGFSPKFLKAGSNFDLFKSVKFDNISPLLGAFWHNLPLTRYLIEQVTSSHEDRMTELRKFVKDANSDDWEILVAGQRVQIIKKDEFEGGVLQFGTEVVSSKNGSITCLLGASPGASTATSVMLEVLEKAFPEVLHSENGKKIMNKMIPFFNTEVTEALFKAQLDISKRALKL; this is encoded by the coding sequence ATGAATATTGAAAAAGAATACGATTTAATTTGTGTTGGCGGTGGAATAATGAGTGCAACGTTGGCGCTAATCTCTAAGATATTAAAACCCGATTTAAAAGTTTTAATTGTCGAACGTTTAGATGCTGTTGCTCAAGAGAGTTCTGCTGCATGGAATAATGCAGGTACAGGTCATTCTGCTTTGTGTGAATTAAATTATTGTCCTGAAGAAGAGGGGCAGGTTGTAATAGAGAAAGCAATAAAAATTTGCCAACAGTTTGAAGAGTCAAAGCAATTTTGGAGTTATTTGGTAGCGGAAGGTTTATTGGAAGATCCAGATGGTTTTATTTCTGCTGTGCCACACCATAGTTGGGTGTTGGGTCAAGAGAATTCTGATTATTTAGAACAACGTTTTGAAACCATGAAAAAACATTTTATGTTTGATACCATTCAGTTTACAAAAGATAAAAGTAAAATGAAAGAATGGTTTCCTTTAATTATGCATGATAGGGAAGAAGATGAGGTTATGGCAGCTTCTAGAATCGATAGAGGGACAGAGGTTAATTATGGGGCATTGACTAAGGCTCTATTTAATATTTTAGAAACTAAATTTGATACACCTGTCTATTGTAATATGGAAGTTAAAGATATTGATCCTAGTCCAGATATTGATTGGACTGTTGAGGTTGAAAATCTGAAAACTAAAGAACAGTATAATTTAGAGTCTAAACACGTTTTTATTGGAGCAGGTGGCGGAAGCTTATTATTGCTACAAAAAGTAGAAATTGAAGAAAAAGAAGGGTACGGTGGTTTTCCGATAAGTGGTGAGTGGTTAGTTTGTAAAAATGAAGCACTTATAAAACAACACAATGCTAAAGTATACAGTAAGGCCGGGTTGGGAGATCCACCAATGTCTACGCCGCATTTAGACACACGCTTTATTAATGGTAAACGCGAATTATTATTTGGTCCTTTTGCAGGTTTTAGTCCTAAGTTTTTAAAAGCGGGCTCTAATTTTGATTTGTTTAAGTCTGTTAAGTTTGATAATATTTCGCCATTATTAGGCGCTTTTTGGCATAATTTACCTCTAACTAGATATTTGATCGAGCAAGTGACTTCATCTCATGAAGATCGTATGACCGAGTTACGAAAGTTTGTAAAAGATGCAAATAGTGATGATTGGGAAATTTTAGTAGCAGGGCAACGTGTTCAAATTATTAAAAAAGATGAGTTTGAAGGTGGGGTTTTGCAATTTGGTACAGAAGTGGTCAGTAGTAAAAATGGAAGCATTACTTGCTTGTTGGGTGCTTCTCCTGGAGCCTCTACAGCAACATCGGTTATGTTAGAAGTATTAGAGAAAGCATTTCCTGAGGTATTACATTCTGAAAATGGAAAAAAAATAATGAATAAAATGATTCCTTTTTTTAATACAGAGGTTACTGAGGCGTTGTTTAAAGCACAGTTGGATATAAGTAAGAGGGCTTTAAAACTGTAA
- the deoD gene encoding purine-nucleoside phosphorylase: MSIHIGAKKGDVAETILLPGDPLRAKWIAETFFENPICFNKVRGMLGYTGTYHGKRVSVMGTGMGVPSISIYAHELITQFGVKNLIRVGSAGSYQEHIKIRDVVLAMAASSNSGVNELRFGGADYAPTASFDLFQKAVETAKIKNIPIKAGNVFTSDEFYTDDFESYKKWSKFGVLCVEMETAGLYTVAAKHNVNALTICTISDSLVTGEKTTSKERETTFKEMIDIALELA; this comes from the coding sequence ATGAGCATACATATTGGCGCCAAAAAAGGCGATGTTGCAGAGACTATATTGTTACCAGGAGATCCTTTGCGTGCTAAATGGATTGCCGAAACTTTTTTTGAAAATCCTATTTGTTTTAACAAGGTTAGAGGTATGCTTGGTTACACAGGAACATATCATGGTAAACGCGTCTCTGTAATGGGAACAGGAATGGGAGTCCCTAGTATTTCAATTTATGCCCATGAATTAATCACACAATTTGGAGTTAAAAACTTGATACGTGTCGGTAGCGCTGGATCATATCAAGAACATATAAAAATTAGAGACGTCGTTTTAGCGATGGCTGCTTCTTCAAATTCTGGTGTTAACGAACTTAGATTTGGAGGTGCAGATTATGCACCGACTGCCAGTTTCGACTTATTTCAAAAAGCGGTAGAAACTGCAAAAATCAAAAATATTCCAATAAAAGCCGGAAACGTGTTTACGTCTGACGAGTTTTATACTGACGATTTTGAATCTTATAAAAAATGGAGCAAATTTGGTGTCCTTTGCGTAGAAATGGAAACCGCAGGCTTATACACTGTTGCCGCCAAGCATAATGTTAATGCCTTAACGATATGCACCATTTCAGACTCGTTAGTTACTGGAGAAAAAACGACTAGTAAAGAACGAGAGACCACTTTTAAAGAAATGATCGACATTGCTTTAGAATTAGCTTAA
- a CDS encoding histidine phosphatase family protein: protein MKKLLLLILVLLFTFSVKAQDDTTTTTYYFIRHAEKDKSDATNHNPELIRKGKRRARQWKRYFKHKPIDAIYATNYKRTFSTAFPTAINKRLPIILYAPKNTDYDAFKKETKGQSVLIVGHSNTTPRFVNAIIQQDKYKDIDETINSKLFIVTISNGQITDQVIDLK, encoded by the coding sequence ATGAAAAAACTGTTACTCCTTATTTTAGTCCTGCTTTTTACTTTTTCTGTAAAAGCACAAGACGATACAACAACGACAACGTATTATTTTATTAGACATGCGGAAAAAGATAAAAGCGATGCTACTAACCATAATCCTGAATTAATTAGAAAAGGAAAACGTCGCGCGAGACAATGGAAGCGCTATTTTAAACATAAACCAATAGATGCTATTTACGCCACTAACTACAAACGCACGTTTAGTACAGCCTTTCCAACAGCAATAAACAAAAGGTTACCTATTATTTTATACGCTCCTAAAAACACAGATTATGATGCGTTTAAAAAAGAAACTAAGGGCCAATCTGTTTTAATTGTTGGACACAGCAATACCACACCTCGTTTTGTAAATGCGATAATACAACAAGACAAATACAAAGATATTGACGAAACGATCAATAGCAAACTGTTTATTGTAACCATTAGCAATGGACAAATTACAGATCAAGTTATAGACCTAAAATAA
- the deoC gene encoding deoxyribose-phosphate aldolase, translated as MNLNKYIDHTILKATATKTDIITLCKEAIDNNFFSVCINSCYVSLAKAELKNSTVNVCSVIGFPLGAMSTIAKVEETKQALKEGADEIDMVLNIGLLKSTDFEAVYQDIKAIKQIMPNNTLKVILETCYLEDHEITKASELAIKAGADFIKTSTGFGTGGATIQAVTLMKNAIGNGNTKIKASGGIRDTTTAMQYINLGVERIGTSNGIAIVTGTASADNKY; from the coding sequence ATGAATTTAAATAAATATATTGATCACACGATATTAAAAGCAACAGCTACAAAAACAGATATTATTACCCTTTGTAAAGAAGCTATCGATAATAATTTCTTTTCTGTTTGTATAAATAGTTGTTATGTTAGCTTGGCTAAAGCCGAATTAAAAAACAGCACAGTTAACGTGTGCAGTGTTATTGGATTTCCATTAGGAGCAATGAGTACTATTGCCAAAGTTGAAGAAACAAAACAAGCTTTAAAAGAGGGCGCTGATGAGATTGATATGGTCCTAAATATCGGACTATTAAAAAGCACTGATTTTGAGGCCGTCTATCAAGATATAAAGGCAATAAAACAAATCATGCCTAATAACACCTTGAAAGTAATTTTAGAAACGTGTTATTTAGAAGACCACGAAATTACTAAAGCCAGCGAACTAGCCATTAAAGCTGGTGCCGATTTTATCAAAACATCAACTGGATTTGGTACAGGAGGCGCAACCATCCAAGCAGTGACCTTAATGAAAAATGCTATTGGTAATGGCAACACCAAAATAAAAGCGTCTGGAGGCATTAGAGACACAACTACAGCAATGCAATACATTAATTTAGGTGTAGAACGCATTGGAACCTCTAACGGCATTGCAATTGTTACCGGCACTGCTTCTGCCGACAATAAATACTAA